From Thermodesulfobacteriota bacterium, one genomic window encodes:
- a CDS encoding chemotaxis protein CheW: protein MAETSVQAAGAGESQLVCFRLAEEEFGVDITQVREIVRLPAITHIPLTPDYVRGVANLRGAVLPVIDCRRRFGLPVMPATERTRVLVLDVSGMIAGMVVDGVSEVMRVPQGAVDPPPPATQGGITGDFLAGVIKLDTGRRLVLLIRPEEVLAVEAGTAEGTASRPAALAHGSGRPAAATAKVAERQLVSFAVADEEYAFDIGVVKEILRHGEITALPGAPPAVRGLVTVREQLLPILDLRILLGLAPADGDEQRILVVEGDGPSMGLMVDRVKEVLRVPLDEIQAVDDLAMRTSELDAVARLDDGRRLILILDVNRLAGIEAVGELMEDTAPAAGETAGPTRGADLSEEQLVTFVVGGEEYGIRITQIREINRLGQVTRLPKAPAFLAGVTNLRGQVIPLIDLRTWFDLADRSVSDRTRIIIVDLDGQRTGFIVDQVNEVLRIPGAQIEATPALLETRVDREQRAFITGIGKLDAGKRMVLILDVSRMLTAGEQQALAALSAASSAAPASPMTAKPKPARKSGAKKTRARAEDAMAIDD from the coding sequence ATGGCTGAGACCAGCGTGCAAGCTGCCGGCGCGGGCGAATCCCAGCTCGTCTGTTTCCGGCTGGCGGAAGAGGAGTTCGGGGTGGACATCACCCAGGTCCGGGAGATCGTGCGGCTTCCGGCCATCACCCACATCCCCCTCACGCCGGACTATGTCCGGGGGGTGGCCAACCTGCGGGGCGCGGTGCTGCCGGTCATCGACTGCCGCCGCCGTTTCGGCTTGCCGGTGATGCCGGCCACGGAGCGGACCCGGGTTCTGGTCCTGGACGTGTCCGGGATGATCGCCGGCATGGTGGTGGACGGGGTAAGTGAGGTGATGCGGGTCCCGCAGGGCGCCGTGGACCCGCCGCCGCCGGCCACCCAGGGCGGTATCACCGGCGACTTCCTGGCCGGGGTCATCAAACTGGACACCGGCCGCCGGCTGGTGCTCCTGATCCGGCCCGAAGAGGTGCTGGCTGTGGAGGCCGGTACCGCGGAGGGGACGGCCAGCCGCCCGGCGGCCCTGGCCCATGGCAGCGGCCGGCCGGCGGCGGCCACCGCCAAGGTGGCGGAGCGGCAGCTGGTCTCTTTTGCCGTCGCCGACGAGGAGTATGCCTTTGACATCGGGGTGGTGAAGGAGATCCTGCGCCACGGGGAGATCACCGCCCTGCCCGGGGCGCCGCCGGCGGTCCGGGGCCTGGTGACAGTCCGGGAGCAGCTCCTGCCGATCCTGGACCTGCGGATCCTCCTGGGCCTGGCTCCGGCGGACGGGGACGAGCAGCGGATCCTGGTGGTGGAGGGCGATGGCCCATCCATGGGCCTCATGGTGGACCGGGTGAAAGAGGTCCTGCGGGTGCCCTTGGACGAGATCCAGGCCGTGGACGATCTGGCCATGCGCACCAGCGAGCTGGACGCCGTGGCCCGCCTCGACGACGGCCGCCGTCTCATCCTCATCCTCGATGTCAACCGGCTGGCGGGCATCGAGGCAGTCGGCGAGCTGATGGAGGACACGGCGCCGGCCGCCGGGGAGACCGCAGGCCCCACCAGAGGGGCGGATCTGTCCGAGGAGCAGCTGGTCACCTTCGTGGTGGGTGGCGAGGAGTACGGCATCCGCATCACCCAGATCCGGGAGATCAACCGCCTGGGTCAGGTGACCCGGCTGCCCAAGGCGCCCGCCTTTCTGGCCGGGGTCACCAACCTCCGGGGGCAGGTCATCCCGCTCATCGACCTGCGGACCTGGTTCGATCTCGCGGACCGCAGCGTCAGCGACCGGACCCGGATCATCATTGTGGACCTGGACGGCCAGCGCACGGGCTTCATCGTCGACCAGGTCAACGAGGTGCTGCGCATCCCCGGCGCCCAGATCGAGGCGACGCCGGCCCTCCTGGAGACCCGGGTGGACCGGGAGCAGCGAGCCTTCATCACCGGCATCGGCAAGCTCGATGCCGGCAAGCGCATGGTCCTCATCCTGGATGTCAGCCGCATGCTGACCGCCGGCGAGCAGCAGGCCCTGGCAGCCCTGTCCGCGGCCAGCAGCGCGGCGCCGGCCTCCCCGATGACCGCCAAGCCGAAGCCGGCCCGCAAAAGCGGCGCCAAGAAGACCAGGGCCAGGGCCGAGGACGCCATGGCCATCGACGACTGA
- a CDS encoding chemotaxis response regulator protein-glutamate methylesterase, with protein MPAQIRVLIADDSALMRRVLREILETDPRVEVVGAARDGVDLLDKAARLKPDVITLDINMPNMDGLTALGHLVRDGLGQVVMVSSLTQAGAEATLKALEMGAFDCVAKPGGTVSANLTVVSDELLRKVRAAASAGTVVRLARPRKRPGLAAEPVRPAAPVPQRSRPAPSVPPVGHKAVAIGISTGGPKTILDVLPALPADLPAAVFMVQHLPPSFTASYAERLDRCCRMRCLEAQSGMVVQPGTIYLGQGGRHLTVARRTTGEVVIRTPSRPEHAFMPSVDVMMESILGVYGQDTVGVLMTGMGDDGAKAMAAIHQAAGVTIAESEESAVVWGMPGAAVALNAVQLLAGSWEMAREIIKAVQGR; from the coding sequence ATGCCAGCCCAGATCCGGGTTCTCATCGCCGACGACTCCGCGCTCATGCGGCGCGTGTTGCGGGAGATCCTGGAGACCGATCCCAGGGTGGAGGTGGTGGGCGCGGCCCGGGACGGGGTGGACCTTCTGGACAAGGCCGCCCGTCTGAAGCCGGATGTCATCACCCTGGACATCAACATGCCCAACATGGACGGCCTTACCGCCCTGGGGCACCTGGTGCGGGACGGGCTGGGACAGGTGGTCATGGTGTCGTCCCTGACCCAGGCCGGGGCCGAGGCGACCTTGAAGGCCCTGGAGATGGGCGCCTTCGACTGCGTGGCCAAGCCGGGGGGCACGGTCTCCGCCAACCTGACGGTGGTGAGCGACGAGCTGTTGCGCAAGGTGCGGGCCGCGGCCAGCGCCGGCACGGTGGTGCGCCTGGCCCGACCGCGCAAGCGGCCTGGCCTGGCAGCAGAGCCCGTCCGGCCGGCCGCGCCCGTGCCCCAGCGCAGCCGGCCAGCGCCGTCCGTGCCGCCGGTGGGCCACAAGGCGGTCGCCATCGGCATCTCCACCGGCGGGCCGAAGACGATCCTGGATGTGCTGCCGGCCCTGCCCGCCGATCTGCCGGCCGCGGTGTTCATGGTCCAGCACCTGCCGCCCAGCTTCACCGCCTCCTACGCCGAGCGCCTGGATCGCTGCTGCCGGATGCGCTGCCTGGAGGCGCAAAGCGGCATGGTGGTCCAGCCCGGCACCATCTACCTGGGCCAGGGCGGCCGCCATCTCACCGTGGCCCGCCGGACCACCGGCGAGGTGGTGATCCGCACCCCCTCCCGGCCGGAGCATGCCTTCATGCCCTCGGTGGACGTGATGATGGAGTCGATTCTCGGGGTCTACGGCCAGGACACCGTGGGGGTGCTCATGACCGGCATGGGCGATGACGGGGCGAAGGCCATGGCCGCCATCCACCAGGCGGCGGGCGTCACCATTGCGGAAAGCGAGGAGAGCGCCGTGGTCTGGGGGATGCCCGGCGCGGCAGTGGCCCTCAATGCCGTCCAGCTCCTGGCCGGCAGCTGGGAGATGGCCCGTGAGATCATCAAAGCGGTGCAGGGCCGGTGA